A window of the Polaribacter sp. HaHaR_3_91 genome harbors these coding sequences:
- the rlmD gene encoding 23S rRNA (uracil(1939)-C(5))-methyltransferase RlmD — translation MPRRERNKFVKKKQVLELKIEDYAFGGKGIARIQSDEGSFVIFVPNTLPGQLVKAQISKSSKNYAEAKLIDVLEPSEDEVEVPYQDIPGAPYIQLPIDLQHQYKKESTLTLFKKIGKVANIEDLFDEFVTSPNVFHYRNKMEYGFSAIGYDRVTKRDKDEFTLGFKRRGVWWMGDNLEKDSGLFDKQLEDNLKNIRQYCIDTGLEPWHGPKKTGFFRYFVVRKSFKTDELLCNLVTTSPELENFDLQKFASFLKDIFGDRLAGLLHTINDETGDRTIATAGSLDLVYGKDKIVEELLGLNFEISMKSFFQTNPKCAEKLYSKVVEYVLEDKTKVDNTVVMDLFCGTGTIGQIVASKSENAKIVGVDIVASAIEDAEKNAKRNNIDGLKFYAADVGKFLVAHPEYKDKIKTIILDPARAGIAPKTLQKIINLNADRMVYVSCNPATQARDTELLAEAGYFIKKISLVDQFPHTSHIETVVLFEKK, via the coding sequence ATGCCACGTAGAGAACGAAATAAATTTGTAAAGAAGAAGCAAGTTTTAGAATTAAAAATTGAAGATTACGCTTTTGGCGGAAAAGGGATTGCAAGAATCCAGTCTGATGAAGGTAGTTTTGTTATTTTTGTTCCGAATACCTTGCCTGGTCAATTAGTAAAAGCACAAATAAGTAAGTCTAGTAAAAACTATGCAGAAGCAAAGTTGATAGATGTTTTAGAACCATCTGAAGATGAGGTAGAAGTTCCTTATCAAGACATTCCTGGTGCGCCTTATATTCAATTACCTATAGATTTACAACATCAATATAAAAAAGAAAGTACTTTAACCTTATTTAAAAAAATTGGAAAAGTAGCTAATATCGAAGATCTATTTGATGAATTTGTAACCTCGCCAAACGTATTTCATTATAGAAATAAAATGGAATATGGTTTTTCTGCTATTGGATATGATAGAGTTACAAAAAGAGATAAAGATGAGTTTACATTAGGTTTTAAAAGACGTGGTGTTTGGTGGATGGGAGATAATTTAGAAAAAGATTCTGGCTTATTTGACAAGCAATTAGAAGACAATTTAAAAAACATTCGTCAATATTGTATAGACACTGGTTTAGAGCCTTGGCATGGTCCAAAAAAGACCGGTTTCTTTAGATACTTTGTTGTAAGAAAATCTTTTAAAACAGACGAATTATTATGTAATTTGGTAACTACTTCTCCTGAATTAGAGAATTTTGATTTACAGAAATTTGCTTCTTTTCTAAAGGATATTTTTGGAGATCGTTTAGCAGGTTTATTACATACTATTAATGATGAGACGGGCGATAGAACTATTGCAACAGCGGGTAGTTTAGACTTAGTGTATGGTAAAGATAAAATTGTTGAAGAATTATTAGGTTTGAATTTTGAAATCAGCATGAAAAGCTTTTTTCAAACGAACCCTAAATGTGCCGAAAAGTTATACTCAAAAGTTGTTGAATATGTTTTAGAAGATAAAACGAAGGTAGACAATACTGTAGTAATGGATTTATTCTGTGGTACAGGAACCATCGGTCAGATTGTAGCTTCTAAAAGTGAAAACGCAAAAATTGTTGGTGTAGATATCGTGGCTTCCGCTATTGAAGATGCTGAAAAAAATGCCAAAAGAAATAATATTGATGGACTAAAATTTTATGCAGCAGATGTTGGTAAATTCTTAGTTGCACATCCAGAATATAAAGATAAAATAAAGACAATTATTTTAGATCCTGCAAGAGCAGGAATTGCGCCAAAAACATTACAAAAAATCATTAATCTAAATGCTGATAGAATGGTGTATGTTTCTTGTAACCCAGCAACTCAAGCTAGAGATACAGAACTGTTAGCAGAAGCTGGTTATTTTATTAAAAAGATTAGTTTGGTAGATCAATTCCCACATACTAGTCATATTGAAACAGTGGTTTTGTTTGAGAAGAAATAA
- a CDS encoding OmpA family protein has protein sequence MKKSIIYSLSVLFITASMLTSCEAVKNANNTQKGAGIGTAAGAILGAVIGNNVGNGKNSELGAVLGGVIGGVTGGVIGNKMDKQAREIEEAIPGAEVERVGEGIMLTLGENAVRFDTNKATLSVGAKANLEKLVPIFNSYENTNIVIYGYTDSTGRVEYNQTLSAKRANSVKEYLTTKGLENARFETKGLGVNDPIATNETAEGRSKNRRVEFAIVANEQMIQEAQKEAGN, from the coding sequence ATGAAAAAATCAATAATTTATAGTTTATCAGTATTATTTATAACAGCAAGCATGCTAACCTCTTGTGAAGCTGTTAAAAATGCAAACAACACACAAAAAGGTGCTGGTATTGGTACTGCAGCAGGTGCTATTTTAGGTGCCGTAATTGGAAACAATGTTGGAAATGGTAAAAATTCTGAATTAGGCGCTGTTTTAGGTGGTGTAATTGGAGGTGTTACCGGTGGTGTAATTGGTAATAAAATGGACAAACAAGCTCGTGAAATAGAAGAAGCAATACCTGGTGCAGAAGTAGAAAGAGTTGGTGAAGGTATTATGTTAACTTTAGGTGAAAATGCCGTTAGATTTGATACTAATAAAGCTACATTATCTGTAGGAGCAAAAGCAAATTTAGAAAAATTAGTTCCTATTTTTAATAGTTACGAAAATACTAATATTGTTATTTATGGTTACACAGACAGCACTGGTAGAGTTGAATACAACCAAACTTTATCTGCAAAAAGAGCGAATTCTGTAAAAGAGTATTTAACCACTAAAGGTCTTGAAAATGCAAGATTTGAAACCAAAGGTTTAGGTGTTAATGATCCTATTGCAACAAACGAAACTGCAGAAGGAAGAAGTAAAAACAGACGTGTAGAGTTTGCTATTGTTGCCAATGAACAAATGATTCAAGAAGCACAAAAAGAAGCAGGAAACTAA
- a CDS encoding lipocalin family protein — translation MKKILCIVLFISVAIACKSTSAVSTKLDNKTERILKGNFTMTAVDFPGSDFLNVTSFYIADSKCFVGSDWSFVSNNNKGEMALTSLSTSCKEFSSPITWYLNKDGKFVLKIINDYKAKEVNNGFVLDIINVTESSFQLVDQINVAGQTKDITYSFQRK, via the coding sequence ATGAAAAAAATTTTATGTATTGTTTTATTTATTTCAGTAGCTATTGCATGTAAATCTACCTCTGCAGTTAGTACCAAATTAGACAATAAAACCGAACGTATTTTAAAAGGAAATTTTACAATGACTGCTGTTGACTTTCCTGGATCAGACTTTTTAAATGTAACTTCTTTTTACATAGCAGACTCTAAATGTTTTGTTGGTAGTGACTGGAGTTTTGTTTCAAATAACAACAAAGGAGAAATGGCACTTACTAGTCTAAGCACCTCTTGTAAAGAATTTAGTTCTCCAATAACTTGGTACCTAAATAAAGATGGAAAATTTGTTTTAAAAATCATTAACGACTACAAAGCAAAAGAAGTAAATAATGGTTTTGTTTTAGATATTATAAATGTAACAGAATCAAGCTTCCAATTGGTAGACCAAATTAACGTTGCAGGACAAACAAAAGATATTACTTACTCTTTTCAAAGAAAATAA
- a CDS encoding YqaE/Pmp3 family membrane protein has protein sequence MSFIRVLLAIFFPPLSVIDKGCGSFFIIFLLTLCGWIPGVIGALVILNNPKN, from the coding sequence ATGAGTTTTATAAGGGTATTACTTGCTATTTTCTTTCCGCCACTTTCTGTGATAGATAAAGGTTGTGGTTCTTTCTTTATTATTTTTTTACTGACGCTTTGCGGATGGATTCCTGGAGTAATCGGAGCTTTAGTCATTTTAAATAATCCGAAAAATTAA
- a CDS encoding tRNA-binding protein — translation MKEEITFEDFLKVDIRIGTIIEVNDFPKARKPAYQLKIDFGALGIKKSSAQITDLYTKDDLLNKQVSVIVNFKPRQIANFMSECLVIGVYNTAGDVILLQASKEIKNGEQVN, via the coding sequence ATGAAAGAAGAAATTACCTTTGAAGATTTTTTAAAAGTTGATATTAGAATAGGAACTATTATTGAAGTGAATGATTTTCCTAAGGCAAGAAAACCTGCCTATCAACTAAAAATTGATTTCGGCGCATTGGGTATTAAAAAGTCTAGTGCGCAAATAACTGATTTGTATACAAAAGATGATTTACTAAACAAACAAGTTTCTGTAATTGTAAATTTTAAACCTAGACAAATTGCCAACTTTATGAGTGAATGCTTAGTAATTGGTGTTTATAATACTGCAGGAGATGTGATTTTATTACAAGCCTCTAAAGAGATAAAAAACGGAGAGCAAGTTAATTAG
- a CDS encoding DUF962 domain-containing protein, which translates to MKTAKKYFDEYAVSHQNETNQAIHYICVPLIFFSVIGLLMSIPTTFLENTLNLSNPLIENWAVIVGLVISIFYLRLGFWYFIEMSLIILITIAANFWLSNQVNLLFASLIIFILAWIGQFYGHKVEGAKPSFLKDLEFLLIGPLWVIQKLGKKK; encoded by the coding sequence ATGAAAACAGCTAAAAAATATTTTGATGAATATGCAGTTAGTCATCAAAACGAAACAAACCAAGCGATACATTACATTTGTGTTCCTTTAATTTTTTTTAGTGTTATTGGTTTACTCATGAGTATACCAACCACATTTTTAGAAAACACATTAAACTTATCTAATCCTTTAATAGAAAATTGGGCTGTAATAGTTGGTCTTGTTATTTCTATTTTTTATTTGCGTTTAGGCTTTTGGTATTTTATAGAAATGTCTTTGATAATTTTAATAACAATTGCAGCCAATTTTTGGCTAAGTAATCAAGTAAACCTGCTTTTCGCTTCTTTAATTATTTTTATTTTAGCTTGGATTGGCCAGTTTTATGGACATAAAGTAGAAGGTGCAAAACCATCATTCTTAAAAGATTTAGAATTTTTATTGATTGGTCCTTTATGGGTAATACAAAAATTAGGAAAGAAAAAATAA
- a CDS encoding YfiT family bacillithiol transferase, protein MTLEELKYPIGRTNIPKNITNKNIEDWVSILERFPQELEFLTKDLSDKQLDTPYREGGWTIRQVIHHCYDSHHNSYTRFKWALTEDKPVIKAYYEERWAELEDSKSDPVFLSIDALKALHSKWVYFLRKLTDAQLNKIFIHPSGNKEVSLKENICIYAWHSKHHFAHIEELMIREGWK, encoded by the coding sequence ATGACACTAGAAGAACTAAAATATCCGATAGGAAGAACAAATATTCCAAAAAACATCACAAATAAAAATATTGAAGATTGGGTTTCTATTTTGGAAAGATTTCCTCAAGAACTAGAATTCCTAACCAAAGACCTATCTGACAAACAATTAGACACACCGTACCGTGAGGGCGGCTGGACAATTAGACAGGTAATACATCATTGTTATGACAGTCATCATAATTCATATACGCGTTTTAAATGGGCTTTAACAGAAGACAAACCTGTTATAAAAGCCTATTATGAAGAACGTTGGGCAGAATTAGAAGATTCTAAATCTGACCCTGTATTTTTATCAATTGATGCTTTAAAAGCCTTACATTCTAAATGGGTGTATTTCTTACGTAAATTGACGGATGCACAGTTAAACAAAATATTTATTCATCCATCTGGAAATAAAGAAGTTAGTTTAAAAGAAAACATTTGTATCTATGCTTGGCACAGTAAGCACCATTTTGCACATATAGAAGAATTGATGATTCGTGAAGGTTGGAAATAA
- a CDS encoding LysE family transporter codes for MIFFLTFLPQFINPLEIENPGPFFLLGFTFTLIGTVWYLGLSFFASLFSQKLQSNPNFNVWLNKISGFIFILMAFSIILS; via the coding sequence TTGATATTTTTTTTAACCTTCTTACCACAGTTTATTAATCCTTTAGAAATAGAAAATCCAGGGCCTTTTTTTTTATTAGGTTTTACATTTACGCTTATTGGTACAGTTTGGTATTTAGGATTGTCTTTTTTTGCGAGTCTTTTTTCTCAAAAGTTACAGAGTAATCCTAATTTTAATGTTTGGTTAAATAAAATTAGTGGTTTTATTTTTATTCTGATGGCGTTTTCAATTATACTAAGCTAA
- a CDS encoding glycosyltransferase family 2 protein: protein MSLNFSLIIPVYNRPNEIEELLESLTKQDFSDDFEVLIIEDGSTDKSDLIVEKYKTELDLKYFFKENSGAGASRNFGMQNASGNYFIILDSDVIVPVQYLSEVQKALETNFTDAFGGPDAAHKSFTSLQKAINYSMTSVLTTGGIRGKKQAVGKFQPRSFNLGLSQIAFKKTQGFSKMKNGEDIDLTFRLWENDCETQLIEKAFVYHKRRSSIQQFFKQTFGFGTARPILNKKYPTTAKPTYWFPSLFIIGIDVSIILAILGYNQLLYFYGFYFLLIFLDSLVQNKNLKVAFLSVFTSLTQFLGYGLGFLESQFYPKKNK, encoded by the coding sequence TTGAGTCTCAATTTTTCCTTAATAATTCCAGTTTACAATCGTCCTAATGAAATAGAGGAGTTGTTAGAAAGTCTTACAAAACAAGATTTTTCTGATGATTTTGAAGTTTTAATTATAGAGGATGGTTCTACGGATAAAAGTGATTTAATTGTTGAGAAGTATAAAACTGAATTAGATTTAAAATACTTTTTTAAAGAAAACAGTGGGGCAGGAGCGAGCCGTAATTTCGGAATGCAAAATGCTTCAGGAAATTATTTTATTATTTTAGATTCTGATGTTATTGTTCCAGTACAGTATTTATCCGAAGTGCAAAAAGCCTTAGAAACTAATTTTACAGATGCTTTTGGTGGGCCAGATGCAGCGCATAAAAGTTTTACTTCGTTACAGAAAGCAATTAATTACTCGATGACTTCTGTGTTAACTACAGGTGGAATTAGAGGTAAAAAACAAGCTGTCGGTAAATTTCAACCAAGAAGTTTTAACTTGGGGTTGTCTCAGATAGCTTTTAAAAAGACACAGGGTTTTTCTAAAATGAAAAACGGAGAAGATATCGATTTAACATTCCGACTTTGGGAAAACGATTGTGAAACACAGCTAATAGAAAAAGCTTTTGTGTATCATAAAAGAAGAAGCTCTATTCAGCAATTTTTTAAACAGACCTTTGGTTTTGGAACAGCTAGACCTATTTTGAATAAAAAATATCCCACAACAGCAAAACCGACCTATTGGTTTCCTTCTTTGTTTATTATTGGAATTGATGTGAGTATTATTTTAGCCATTTTGGGCTATAACCAATTGTTGTATTTCTACGGATTTTATTTCTTGTTAATTTTCTTAGATTCTTTAGTGCAGAATAAGAATTTAAAGGTCGCTTTTTTGAGTGTATTTACTTCTTTAACCCAGTTTTTAGGATATGGATTAGGGTTTTTAGAATCGCAATTTTATCCGAAGAAAAATAAGTAA
- the mazG gene encoding nucleoside triphosphate pyrophosphohydrolase — translation MNSRKEQLAAFNRLLDIMDDLREKCPWDKKQTLESLRHLTIEETYELADAILDNDLQEIKKELGDVLLHIVFYAKIGSEKKAFDIADVANAICDKLVHRHPHIYGDVVAETEEEVKRNWEQLKLKEGNKSVLEGVPKSLPAVVKASRIQEKVKGVGFDWEKPEQVWEKVQEELTELNEEVKAGNQENTEKEFGDVLFSMINYARFIGVNPENALEKTNKKFINRFQFLEQEAKKEGKELADMSLTEMDVYWEKSKEFFK, via the coding sequence ATGAATAGCAGAAAAGAACAATTAGCGGCTTTTAATAGATTGTTAGATATTATGGACGATCTTCGTGAGAAGTGTCCGTGGGATAAAAAACAAACTTTAGAAAGCTTACGTCATCTTACTATTGAAGAAACGTATGAATTGGCCGATGCTATTCTAGATAATGACTTACAAGAAATTAAAAAAGAATTAGGCGATGTGCTTCTGCACATCGTCTTTTATGCTAAAATTGGAAGCGAAAAAAAGGCTTTTGATATTGCTGATGTTGCCAATGCAATTTGCGACAAATTAGTACACAGACACCCACATATTTACGGAGATGTTGTTGCTGAAACAGAAGAAGAAGTAAAACGTAATTGGGAACAATTAAAATTAAAAGAAGGAAATAAATCTGTTCTAGAAGGTGTTCCTAAAAGTTTACCTGCGGTTGTAAAAGCAAGTAGAATTCAAGAAAAAGTAAAAGGTGTTGGTTTCGATTGGGAAAAACCCGAACAAGTTTGGGAAAAAGTACAAGAAGAACTTACAGAACTAAACGAAGAAGTAAAAGCAGGAAACCAAGAAAACACAGAAAAAGAGTTTGGTGATGTCTTATTTTCTATGATTAATTACGCTCGCTTTATTGGCGTAAATCCAGAAAATGCTTTAGAAAAAACGAATAAGAAGTTTATTAATCGTTTTCAATTTCTAGAACAAGAAGCTAAAAAAGAAGGCAAGGAACTTGCTGATATGTCTTTAACTGAAATGGATGTGTATTGGGAGAAATCTAAAGAATTTTTTAAGTAA
- a CDS encoding DUF5606 domain-containing protein: MEFNKIIAVTGKPGLFQVISQSKNAVIAESLVEKKRVAINAAQNVSLLENIAIYTYEEDVPLLNIFTSTYEKTEGKEALSHKENSKNLIAFFSEVLPGYDEERVYASNIKKVIQWFNILVKAGMEFPKVEEVSAEETEK, encoded by the coding sequence ATGGAATTTAACAAAATTATTGCCGTAACTGGTAAACCTGGATTATTTCAAGTAATCTCACAATCTAAAAATGCAGTAATCGCAGAATCTTTAGTAGAAAAAAAACGTGTAGCAATTAATGCTGCTCAAAACGTTAGCTTGTTAGAAAACATAGCAATTTACACGTATGAAGAAGATGTGCCTTTATTAAACATTTTTACTTCTACGTATGAAAAAACAGAAGGTAAAGAGGCTTTATCTCATAAAGAAAATAGCAAAAATTTAATTGCATTTTTCTCTGAGGTTTTACCTGGTTATGATGAAGAAAGAGTATATGCTTCTAACATAAAAAAAGTAATTCAGTGGTTTAATATTTTAGTAAAAGCTGGCATGGAATTTCCTAAAGTTGAAGAAGTATCTGCTGAAGAAACTGAAAAATAG
- the def gene encoding peptide deformylase produces the protein MILPVVAYGDPVLRKMSVEIDADYPNLEKLISNMKETMYNASGVGLAAPQIGKAIRLFVIDASPFAEDEDLSEKDRAALKDFNKVFINAKILKEEGDEWAFNEGCLSIPDVREDVFRQPEITIEYQDEDFKTHTETLDGLAARVFQHEYDHIDGVLFTDKLSSLKKRLIKKKLENISKGKVNADYRMRFPNAKKGK, from the coding sequence ATGATATTACCAGTTGTAGCTTACGGAGATCCTGTTTTACGAAAAATGTCCGTAGAAATTGATGCAGATTATCCTAATTTAGAAAAATTGATTTCTAATATGAAAGAAACCATGTACAATGCTTCTGGTGTTGGTTTGGCAGCTCCTCAGATTGGTAAAGCAATCCGTTTATTTGTTATTGATGCTTCTCCTTTTGCTGAAGATGAGGATTTATCTGAAAAGGATAGAGCAGCTTTAAAGGATTTTAATAAAGTATTTATAAATGCTAAAATATTAAAGGAAGAAGGTGACGAATGGGCTTTTAACGAAGGATGTTTAAGCATTCCTGATGTTAGAGAAGATGTTTTTCGTCAGCCAGAAATTACTATTGAATATCAAGATGAAGATTTTAAAACTCATACAGAAACTTTAGACGGTTTAGCTGCAAGGGTTTTTCAACATGAATACGACCATATAGATGGAGTCTTGTTTACAGACAAACTCTCTTCCCTTAAAAAGAGGTTGATAAAAAAGAAATTAGAAAATATTTCTAAAGGGAAAGTTAATGCAGACTACAGAATGCGTTTCCCAAATGCAAAAAAAGGTAAATAA
- the ruvX gene encoding Holliday junction resolvase RuvX, producing MGKILAIDFGKKRTGIAVTDELQIIASGLTTVNTDDLIPFLKKYISENKVDLFLVGKPKQMNNTDSESEVLILAFLKKLENQIPQIPLLRIDERFTSKMAFQTMIDGGLNKKQRRNKALVDEISATIILQSYLYSK from the coding sequence TTGGGTAAAATTCTCGCCATCGATTTTGGTAAAAAAAGAACAGGTATTGCAGTTACAGATGAACTACAAATTATTGCCTCTGGTTTAACAACCGTGAACACCGATGATTTAATTCCTTTTCTGAAAAAATATATTTCTGAAAATAAAGTAGATCTTTTTCTGGTAGGAAAACCGAAACAGATGAATAATACCGATAGTGAAAGTGAAGTTTTAATACTTGCGTTTCTAAAAAAACTAGAAAACCAAATACCTCAAATTCCATTGTTAAGAATTGATGAACGTTTTACTTCTAAAATGGCTTTTCAAACGATGATTGATGGAGGCTTAAATAAAAAGCAACGTAGAAATAAAGCTTTGGTTGATGAAATTAGTGCTACCATTATTTTACAGTCTTATTTATATAGTAAGTAA
- a CDS encoding 2,3,4,5-tetrahydropyridine-2,6-dicarboxylate N-succinyltransferase, protein MKEIREIIESAWENRELLKEENTINTIRKVVDLLDKGELRVAEPTTDGWQVNEWVKKAVVLYFPIQKMETLEAGIFEYHDKMPLKTDYAAQGVRVVPGASARKGSYLSPGTILMPSYVNIGAYVDEGTMVDTWATVGSCAQIGKNVHLSGGVGIGGVLEPLQAAPVIIEDGVFVGSRCIVVEGVRVEKEAVLGANVVLTMSTKIIDVTGDVPVETKGVVPARSVVIPGSYTKKFPAGDFNVPCALIIGKRKESTNKKTSLNDALREYDVAV, encoded by the coding sequence ATGAAAGAAATTAGAGAAATCATAGAGTCAGCTTGGGAAAACCGCGAGTTGTTAAAAGAAGAAAATACAATTAACACAATTAGAAAAGTTGTTGATTTATTAGATAAAGGAGAATTAAGAGTTGCTGAACCAACAACGGATGGTTGGCAAGTAAATGAATGGGTAAAAAAAGCGGTAGTTTTATATTTCCCTATTCAAAAAATGGAAACTTTAGAAGCTGGTATTTTCGAATACCACGATAAAATGCCTTTAAAAACAGATTACGCAGCACAGGGAGTTCGTGTAGTTCCTGGAGCGTCTGCTCGTAAAGGATCTTATCTTTCACCTGGTACTATTTTAATGCCAAGTTATGTAAATATTGGTGCGTATGTAGATGAAGGTACTATGGTAGATACTTGGGCTACGGTTGGTTCTTGTGCACAAATTGGTAAAAACGTTCATCTTTCTGGTGGAGTAGGTATTGGTGGTGTTTTAGAACCATTACAAGCGGCACCTGTAATTATAGAAGACGGAGTTTTTGTTGGTTCTAGATGTATTGTTGTAGAAGGTGTAAGGGTAGAAAAAGAAGCAGTTTTAGGTGCAAATGTTGTATTAACAATGAGTACTAAAATTATTGATGTTACTGGTGATGTACCTGTAGAAACTAAAGGGGTTGTTCCTGCTCGTTCTGTAGTGATTCCTGGTAGTTATACAAAGAAATTTCCAGCAGGAGATTTCAATGTGCCATGTGCTTTAATTATAGGAAAGAGAAAAGAAAGTACCAATAAAAAGACTTCTTTAAACGATGCGCTACGTGAATATGATGTAGCCGTTTAA
- a CDS encoding glycosyltransferase family 2 protein, translating into MTKITAIIPTLNEEIHIADAIKSVSFADEIIVIDSYSTDKTLEIAEKLHVKIIKRKFDDFSSQKNFAIDQAAHNWIYILDADERVTPEVKKEILEAVKNPNGFVGFYVRRTFYFCEKKVNYSGFQRDKVIRLFLKEHCNYKGAVHERIASNGEIGFFKHKIDHFSYRNYDHYISKMNHYAAIRAKELHERGAKVNIYHVMIKPSARFFIHYFIRLGFLDGFTGFLVAKTQAYGVLTRYIKLWLLNNKKHLNGRI; encoded by the coding sequence ATGACAAAAATCACAGCAATTATACCTACATTAAATGAAGAAATTCATATTGCTGATGCTATTAAATCAGTAAGTTTTGCAGATGAAATTATTGTTATAGATTCTTATAGTACAGATAAAACTTTAGAAATAGCTGAAAAGCTACATGTAAAAATCATCAAGCGAAAGTTTGATGATTTTTCTTCTCAAAAAAACTTTGCAATTGACCAAGCAGCACATAACTGGATTTATATTTTAGATGCAGATGAAAGAGTTACGCCAGAAGTAAAAAAAGAAATTTTAGAAGCGGTTAAAAACCCGAATGGTTTTGTCGGTTTTTATGTAAGAAGGACTTTCTATTTTTGCGAAAAAAAGGTAAATTATTCTGGTTTTCAGAGAGATAAAGTAATTCGTTTATTTTTAAAAGAACATTGCAATTATAAAGGAGCTGTTCATGAAAGAATTGCATCGAATGGAGAAATTGGTTTTTTTAAACATAAAATAGACCATTTTTCATATAGAAATTATGATCATTATATTTCTAAAATGAATCATTATGCAGCAATTAGAGCCAAAGAATTACATGAAAGAGGAGCTAAAGTGAATATTTATCATGTAATGATAAAACCCTCTGCAAGGTTTTTTATTCATTATTTTATCCGCCTTGGGTTTTTAGATGGTTTTACTGGTTTTTTAGTTGCAAAAACACAAGCTTATGGTGTGTTAACGAGGTATATTAAGTTATGGTTATTAAATAATAAGAAGCATTTAAATGGAAGAATCTAA
- a CDS encoding stealth family protein, which translates to MEESKGIVIDAVITWVDGNDPLHKAKMRRYLDDKIILSPKGINLRYGQIGEIEFCVKSILKYATFIRHIYIVTDNQTPQFLKKNSSLYSKVKIIDHKDIFKNHENFLPTFNSRSIETRLYKIPGLSERFIYFNDDFFLLKKTKVEDFFIGDLPVLRGSWLRFDSDVLYKKIKNIFKKQKKEKRVGHKIAQQKAAQILGLKKYFKFHHTPQPLRKSTFENFYKGNQSLEVLNIKPRFRSDSQYIAQSLANHLEIKNKTSIKKNNYNLVYFQSYKKPLFFIKNKLKRAEKNQNKLFLCMQSLDQCPSEKLIYIKNWLQNKYE; encoded by the coding sequence ATGGAAGAATCTAAAGGAATTGTTATTGATGCTGTTATTACTTGGGTAGATGGAAATGATCCCCTACATAAAGCCAAAATGAGAAGATATTTAGATGATAAAATTATACTATCTCCTAAGGGAATTAATCTGCGTTATGGGCAAATCGGTGAAATCGAATTTTGTGTAAAGTCTATTTTAAAGTATGCTACATTTATAAGACATATTTATATAGTTACAGATAATCAGACACCTCAATTTTTAAAAAAGAATTCATCACTTTATTCCAAAGTGAAGATTATAGATCATAAAGATATATTTAAAAATCATGAAAACTTTTTACCAACGTTCAATTCTAGGTCAATAGAAACAAGGTTATATAAAATACCCGGTTTATCAGAAAGGTTTATTTATTTTAATGATGATTTTTTTTTACTTAAGAAAACAAAAGTAGAAGATTTTTTTATAGGTGATTTACCTGTATTAAGGGGGAGTTGGTTAAGATTTGATAGTGATGTTTTATATAAAAAAATAAAAAATATTTTTAAGAAACAAAAAAAAGAGAAAAGAGTTGGGCATAAGATTGCACAACAAAAAGCAGCCCAAATCTTAGGTTTAAAAAAATACTTTAAATTTCATCATACACCTCAACCTTTAAGAAAGTCGACTTTTGAGAATTTTTATAAAGGTAATCAGTCGTTAGAGGTTTTAAATATTAAACCAAGATTTAGAAGTGATAGTCAGTATATCGCTCAAAGTTTAGCTAATCATTTAGAGATAAAGAATAAAACCTCAATTAAAAAAAATAATTATAATTTGGTTTATTTTCAGAGCTATAAAAAACCTCTTTTTTTTATTAAGAATAAACTTAAAAGAGCTGAGAAAAATCAAAATAAACTCTTTTTATGTATGCAGAGTTTAGACCAATGTCCTTCAGAAAAACTAATTTATATAAAAAATTGGCTTCAAAATAAATACGAGTAA